Below is a genomic region from Rosa chinensis cultivar Old Blush chromosome 5, RchiOBHm-V2, whole genome shotgun sequence.
AGTGGTATAATTCCTTCATGGCTATCGAAGCTGAAAAAGTTACAGGTCCTGGATCTGAGTCACAACAGAATCACTGGCTCAATTCCAAATTGGCTGGGGACTCTTCCAAGGCTGCAAACTTTAGTGATGGAATTCAACCAACTTTCTGGAGAATTTCCAAAGGAATTGTGCACACTACCTATGTTAGTATCTGGACAAACTGCAGCTCAAGTAGGTCGTCAATATCTTGAACTGCCTTTCTACTTCCGTCCTAGTGCTGATGCAAAACCTTTGCAGTacaattatatattttatgaaCCAGCTATACACCTAAGTCACAATTGCCTTGGTGGGAATATACCTATTGAGATTGACCAATTGCAGCTTCTCCGATGGCTGGATCTTAGTGCTAACAACTTCTCCGGCAACATTCCAGACCAAATATCTAACCTAAAGTACATTGAGATACTGGATCTCTCCATGAACCATTTGTCTGGAAAAATCCCGGCATCATTCACAGATCTTAATTTCTTATCAAGTTTCAATGTCTCGTACAATAATCTTGGAGGACCAATACCATCAGGCACTCAACTCCAAAGTTTCAATGCTTCTGCATTTGAGGGGAATCTGAAACTTTGTGGTGCCCCACTGCCAAATAAGTGTCAGACAACAACAAAGGGTGCTGATGCACCTGATATGAGCACCCAAGATGCAGACACCAAGGAGCAACAAATTCCATGGTTTTATGTTTCTGTTACGCTTGGGTTCATTACAGGATTTTGGGGAGTCTGTGGTCCTTTATTGCTGATGAGAAAGTGGAGGCATGCATATTACAATTTCCTAGACAATGTACAAGACAGGTTCCATGTGATGATAGCAAAGCGTATGGCAAGCATAAAGAGAAGGTTTGTTTAGAAGTTAGATAGCAGACATAGTACTCTACTActcttattgtaataatcataataaaacaacaaattttCATTGAAAAGCATGAAATTTTCACATATATTTACTTATAATTCACATGATGTAGATCAGTGCCTGTAGTTGGCACGCAGAGGAATTAACAATACATTATTTCCTTTTGTGGCAACTAACAAGAAATTCATATGCACATATATTTGCTTCTGTAGGCCACTTGTGTGGAGAGAACTTGAGAGCAACAAGCACAAAATTCTTGCAACAGATAGAAACATATGCACTCCTTATTCTTCTTCCAATTCCAACTCCATTTAGTTCTTTGTACCTGCAACACCATTAAGGAAACTACATTAGTCCACCAACACTGACATTGTCAGTCTTGCTTCCACATAGTCACAAAACTTGGCTATAGACTCCATGACAAAATATGGGCCAAATATCTTCCATAATTTGTCCATATAAAAATGATACCGATATGTCTTAATGCCGTTCGGACTGGGTTATGGACTTGTTGATCCTTCTGGGAACTTATGCATGTGGTCAGTAGAACTAGGCTGATCATGGCACAGTTCGTTCTTATAATAATTataccttttatttattttttatgtttcaaTTTTAAGGCTATGTACTCTATAAGTTAACAGTGACCAGTAGATAGTTATATGAGCAAAGGAAGACAAGCTGCTAtatgaaattaaaacaaaatcagaaaaaGATAGGTCTCTTAGATTCCACTAGATATAGTATGCTGCGGTTTGTTCTTCCTCAATTTTTTGTATGTATAACAATCAGAACCATAAACTAAGAAACGTTTATTGGTGAATGTCATAACTTTACATATTACAAAAGCTGGTATTTAAGTAGATTTGTATATTTACATATTGCAAAAATGGAATTTTGGGATAGAAGCTTTGCCATCAACAGTTACGTGTGTATGAATGCTGCAGAAGAATCTCCCATGACTACACATTTCCTCATCAACATTCTGAACACAGTTGTGATCAATACACACCAATCAAAAGCCATCCCACACGTTTTATTAACAGAATCAAAACAGAGTATAATATCAGAATCCTCCCCTGCTTCTGCATTAAAAACTGCAAGTTTCATGAGAATGTGTCTTACCTAAATCATCACGTCTCCTGCCATTCAAGGTTCAATGCATAATCTTTGATTAAGATTTTCACAGCTCAATTTTGCTTCCGGCTATGCTTCAGGTAGGTGTCTCTTTTCAATACCAATAAGCATATAAGCCAGGTCAACTCCTAGAATGAAAAAACAGCTTAATTGCTGAAGTTGTAACAAAGAATTTGTTAGGGTCCAAACCCTAAGAGAAATTGAAAGAGgaaaattcaattcaattctcaGATATCCTTTACAATGCAGCTAGATTCCAGCTATATAGTTGAAATAAACGACACCGTTTACATATTTGGACCTACACAGGATTCTGGGCCTGGATACAAGTTGGGCTCGGTTGATCACATAGTTGGGTCCTAACAACACCACCCCTCTTCAATTGAAACTTGACCTCAAGTTTAAGGAATAATCTGCTGCTCAAACAAATAGCCACAATCTCAAACCAGAATTTTGAAATTACATAACCATCCTGCATTGTTTCCTTGTAAGTCACCCCTCCTGCCCATGAATGCAGTTTACACAAATCAAAGCATCTCACCAGGGAATAATAGAAATCTGTCCTCTTGTCCAGGTTCATGAAATCTGCAGCAAGTGAATCAACTTGAGGCTTATACCTCATCTCCCATTCCAGTTCAATCTTAGCAAGCACCGAAATGCCATATAGAAAGTAACCCAAGTGATTATGGTGATCAATGTAAAGTCCAAACCCAAAGTCTGCACCATAATCCAATGATCCTTGTTTAGTAAAATTGCCACCCCATTTAATCTCACAAGAACCATTTTTTCCAAGAGTTCCATTTAACCATGACTCAATTGCGTCCCAAAAGTAGTTCTCGATATCAAGAATCACCAGAAACTCAGCTGTTAACTTCACAGTATCATTTGCAGCTTTTACAATAGAAATGTAAAAGAATATGAAGATAATGGTGATGATCCAACTTCTGGAACATTGATGCAATAGACTCTTCAGTGCATAGTTAGGTATAAGGGCTACGTGAATAAGCTCCTTTCCACTTTTGGGGAATCGAAATTCATCTGAGATTTTGGTAATTATGGATTGAGAAGACGAGGAACGATCATAATATCTATTACAGAGTGTAGAACCTTGCAGTGTGAAGTCTTCACTTTCAAAATCATTATCTACGAAAACCATGGAATTGCAATATGAAACAAAGGATATGAGATTGTTTAAATTGCATACCACAATTAGTCTACCACTCCCTGTTTGCTTTTGAGCTTCTGCCTCTAGCTTTGAAATCTCTTCCTCATAAGTCATTGAGCTTCTCAAACAAATGTTGCTTATTATATCCCTCACCTTGCACTTTGTGTGCCGCAAACACATGTTATAGTGAGCCATATGTGAATCTGAGTTGGTAATGTGCAAGTCTTCACCAGAGTAGAAAACAAGTCCAGTAGCAATTGCTCCAGTGGGAGTGATATGAGATTCAATATAAAAAATAAGCTCTCTTATCCGGAATATGTCACCAATTAATAGGATGACCCTTGATCACAATCAAACCATGCGAGTTAAGTATCCAAACTTTTGAACTTGACAGTGCTGTAGGAACCCAAATCCAAAAAGTGACCAACTCTTTCTTTGTTATGTAATGTTGAGTAAACTCCACTATTTGAGGTGGCATACATTTGTCCACAAGTTGCATATGCAGAGACAATACGTAAGTAACAAAGAAGATGGTCGCAAGGCAAATAACCTCAAGTGATTCCTTCTTGTGATTAAGTTTATTGACAAGAAAAACACTCAAAGTTCCAAAAACATGTGAGACATTTCCAACTAGCACAGCTTGAATAACAAAAGTAGTTATTGGAACAACTAGACCAGAAAAGTACCTCGAAGATGAGAACGCTAAGTTGATCTGGACAAAATCAATAACTTCCTTAATAACCAAGTCTATAGACCCTTTGTTCTTCTTGTTCCTCTCGTTGTTACTCCCCATCAATACCAGAAGCTCTTCTCTCCTTTTCACCTCCTTAAGGTCAATATACAAGTCTGCCCTTTTCGCTTGCCCGTGAAGAAGCTCAATCTGCTTTCTAATATCTACCGTAATTTTGAGGAAACTCACAAGTAAAATAGCAAGTGCTTTCTCCAACTCCTTTACAAACCCATAGAACTGATTCGAAACCAGCACATCATTCTTAAGAAGCTTCACATGCAGAGGACGAGCCACCATAAGCAATTGCCCAGATCCTTTTGTTTCCCACTGATACTCCAAATTAACCCCATCTCTGAACATGTTGGGGCATAGAACAACTATGTGTCCATCATTTCTATTCACCAAGAAACTATTGAATTCAATGCCACAAGAGATAAGCCCATGATCATGGTGGAAATCGCAGCATCCATTTCCAAAACTAATCACTGAAATTTTGGTAAACCATCTTATATTTTTCTCAACATATCCATAACTCCATAATTCAATCAAAGTCATTATTAGTGAAAAGATAAATTTCAAGCTATTACCAGATGCCATTGTCCCTGCAAAGTACTCCATAAAAAGTTCATTTGTTAAGAGAGTACTACCTTTATCACGAACCTTCTTATCAAATCCAGAGAAGCATAGTTGCAGTACATAGTGACTAATCTTCTTTGGACTCTCAATGTAATGCGTGAGCATTACACACGATGCATTAAAAACATTTACCACAGAACATGTACCAATATCCCTTCCATACCCACAACACTTAGGTAAGGCATACTGAAAGTAATTTCCTACCATCATCGATATATTATCAAGCTCTGTAAGTTCACCAGTCTTCTTTTGGACGACATCTCCCTCCTCTGGTACAAGACTTCTAGTTGGAGACATCAACTGAGCTGGTCCTGAAGAAGTCTGAATTGACGGCGGCGGCAGCGAGCTCACTGATTTGATCGATTCCGGTAGCTGTGATAAAGAACCTAGAAGTGCAGGCTCATCATTTTTACCAATTTTACTCCCAAAATGTTCGTTCTTCACCATACAAGCAGTCATCTCCATGGTACTTAACTGAGACTTGGCACTATTTAACCCAATATCAAGTGATGGTAATTGATCTTCCAGATAGGAGTACCCCAACCTTGAGTTCTGAACAAACTGTTGCCGTTCCGTACTACCTTCCCCAGATTTCAAAGCATCACTGATAAGCTTATTTGTACCCAAAGAAGTACCCAAGTTACAATTACGACCATCATCTATCATTTTACCCTTACCTCTACTAATACTCACTCCAGAATCAACCACAACAAGTGCAGGTGAGTATGGTAACATAGACTCAGTAGGCAAAGTGAGAGAGTTACCACTAACACATTCCTCC
It encodes:
- the LOC112167917 gene encoding uncharacterized protein LOC112167917 isoform X3, with translation MEMTACMVKNEHFGSKIGKNDEPALLGSLSQLPESIKSVSSLPPPSIQTSSGPAQLMSPTRSLVPEEGDVVQKKTGELTELDNISMMVGNYFQYALPKCCGYGRDIGTCSVVNVFNASCVMLTHYIESPKKISHYVLQLCFSGFDKKVRDKGSTLLTNELFMEYFAGTMASGNSLKFIFSLIMTLIELWSYGYVEKNIRWFTKISVISFGNGCCDFHHDHGLISCGIEFNSFLVNRNDGHIVVLCPNMFRDGVNLEYQWETKGSGQLLMVARPLHVKLLKNDVLVSNQFYGFVKELEKALAILLVSFLKITVDIRKQIELLHGQAKRADLYIDLKEVKRREELLVLMGSNNERNKKNKGSIDLVIKEVIDFVQINLAFSSSRYFSGLVVPITTFVIQAVLVGNVSHVFGTLSVFLVNKLNHKKESLEVICLATIFFVTYVLSLHMQLVDKCMPPQIVEFTQHYITKKELVTFWIWVPTALSSSKVWILNSHGLIVIKGHPINW
- the LOC112167917 gene encoding uncharacterized protein LOC112167917 isoform X2; the protein is MDYQDKQSQYTSAGQPEEQIRSLSSSQAVSSPIMTMGSIQAQAIGCFSMMEECVSGNSLTLPTESMLPYSPALVVVDSGVSISRGSTERQQFVQNSRLGYSYLEDQLPSLDIGLNSAKSQLSTMEMTACMVKNEHFGSKIGKNDEPALLGSLSQLPESIKSVSSLPPPSIQTSSGPAQLMSPTRSLVPEEGDVVQKKTGELTELDNISMMVGNYFQYALPKCCGYGRDIGTCSVVNVFNASCVMLTHYIESPKKISHYVLQLCFSGFDKKVRDKGSTLLTNELFMEYFAGTMASGNSLKFIFSLIMTLIELWSYGYVEKNIRWFTKISVISFGNGCCDFHHDHGLISCGIEFNSFLVNRNDGHIVVLCPNMFRDGVNLEYQWETKGSGQLLMVARPLHVKLLKNDVLVSNQFYGFVKELEKALAILLVSFLKITVDIRKQIELLHGQAKRADLYIDLKEVKRREELLVLMGSNNERNKKNKGSIDLVIKEVIDFVQINLAFSSSRYFSGLVVPITTFVIQAVLVGNVSHVFGTLSVFLVNKLNHKKESLEVICLATIFFVTYVLSLHMQLVDKCMPPQIVEFTQHYITKKELVTFWIWVPTALSSSKVWILNSHGLIVIKGHPINW
- the LOC112167917 gene encoding uncharacterized protein LOC112167917 isoform X1 encodes the protein MDYQDKQSQYTSAGQPEEQIRSLSSSQAVSSPIMTMGSIQAQAIGCFSMMEECVSGNSLTLPTESMLPYSPALVVVDSGVSISRGKGKMIDDGRNCNLGTSLGTNKLISDALKSGEGSTERQQFVQNSRLGYSYLEDQLPSLDIGLNSAKSQLSTMEMTACMVKNEHFGSKIGKNDEPALLGSLSQLPESIKSVSSLPPPSIQTSSGPAQLMSPTRSLVPEEGDVVQKKTGELTELDNISMMVGNYFQYALPKCCGYGRDIGTCSVVNVFNASCVMLTHYIESPKKISHYVLQLCFSGFDKKVRDKGSTLLTNELFMEYFAGTMASGNSLKFIFSLIMTLIELWSYGYVEKNIRWFTKISVISFGNGCCDFHHDHGLISCGIEFNSFLVNRNDGHIVVLCPNMFRDGVNLEYQWETKGSGQLLMVARPLHVKLLKNDVLVSNQFYGFVKELEKALAILLVSFLKITVDIRKQIELLHGQAKRADLYIDLKEVKRREELLVLMGSNNERNKKNKGSIDLVIKEVIDFVQINLAFSSSRYFSGLVVPITTFVIQAVLVGNVSHVFGTLSVFLVNKLNHKKESLEVICLATIFFVTYVLSLHMQLVDKCMPPQIVEFTQHYITKKELVTFWIWVPTALSSSKVWILNSHGLIVIKGHPINW